A part of Spodoptera frugiperda isolate SF20-4 chromosome 25, AGI-APGP_CSIRO_Sfru_2.0, whole genome shotgun sequence genomic DNA contains:
- the LOC118278184 gene encoding uncharacterized protein LOC118278184, with translation MLKLKSNPKGQLTPKERRRAAERSDPLGREGARIPVTAREVAGMREKSRDTARHLEPARDEFTGRSMRSSLSIKLEETCVYAVKMSILDLIIIAHIKEEEEAEDIRRERFKRKRNFWVHDVWKKRHLFGQFRTFCTNLHLYPSIYYDYYKMNYNKFESLLEILRPHIQKQNTNYRLAIPAEERLSVCLRFLTTAISFKALAHEYHMGYSTVLQIVHETCSAIWKYLRPRVMPKPTAELWTKIAKEFETQWNFPNCIGAIDGKHVNIRAPWNSGSQFYNYKNFFSVVLLAIADANYRFVVVDIGAYGRNSDSGILSSSRLGQSLNNNTLDIPPNKCLPGTTEALPHVFVGDEAFPLHKHIMRPFPGNQVSTDVEKKIFNYRLSRARRIVESSFGILTQKFEVFQKRIRMQPKYLDILILACTCLHNYLRNDEIFENINETVPINSILQNIQEGSVSQENAMCIRDKFKTYFNSCGAVSWQNEMISRS, from the exons ATGCTTAAACTGAAATCTAACCCTAAGGGCcaactcacaccgaaagagcggcgaagggcagCGGAGCGCAGCGACCCGCTCGGTAGAGAAGGCGCGAGGATTCCCGTGACTGCTCGAGAAGTCGCTGGAATGCGCGAGAAGTCGCGGGACACCGCGCGCCATCTCGAGCCCGCACGCGATGAATTCACGGGTCGTTCTATGCGCAGTTCACTTTCAATAAAACTCGAGGAAACTTGTGTTTATGCAGTGAAAATGAGTATTttggatttaattattattgcacatATAAAAGAAGAGGAAGAGGCCGAAGACATAAGGAGGGaaagatttaaaagaaaaagaaactttTGGGTACACGACGTGTGGAAGAAAAGACATTTGTTTGGCCAATTTCGTACATTTTGCACAAATTTACATCTGTATCCTAGCATTTATTATGACTATTATAAAATGAACTATAACAAATTTGAAAGTTTGTTGGAAATTCTCAGGCCacatattcaaaaacaaaataccaatTATAGATTGGCTATTCCCGCTGAAGAAAGACTATCGGTCTGCCTCAG ATTTCTAACTACTGCTATCAGTTTCAAAGCGCTAGCTCACGAGTATCATATGGGATATAGTACTGTACTTCAAATTGTTCACGAAACTTGCTCCGCGATATGGAAGTATTTACGGCCGCGTGTTATGCCCAAACCAACAGCTGAGTTATGGACCAAAATAGCAAAAGAATTTGAAACTCAATGGAATTTTCCTAACTGTATAGGAGCCATAGATGGCAAACATGTTAATATAAGAGCACCTTGGAACAGCGGCAGTcaattttataactataaaaatttTTTCAGTGTAGTTTTGCTAGCCATTGCCGATGCAAATTATCGATTCGTTGTAGTCGACATTGGAGCATATGGTCGCAATAGTGATAGTGGCATTTTAAGCAGCTCCAGATTAGGACAATCATTGAATAATAATACACTGGATATACCACCTAATAAATGTTTGCCAGGTACGACAGAAGCATTGCCACATGTTTTTGTTGGAGATGAGGCTTTTCCgttacacaaacacataatgaGACCTTTTCCTGGAAACCAAGTGTCGACAGACGTcgagaagaaaatatttaattatcgcCTGAGCCGTGCAAGACGTATTGTAGAGAGCAGTTTCGGAATACTAACACAAAAGTTTGAGGTTTTTCAAAAGAGAATTAGAATGCAACCCAAATACCTAGACATTTTGATATTAGCGTGCACTTGTTTACATAATTACCTAAGAAATgatgaaatatttgaaaacataaatGAAACAGTGCCAATAAATagtatattacaaaatattcaagAGGGTTCAGTTTCCCAAGAAAATGCTATGTGTATAAGAGATAAATTTAAGACTTATTTTAATTCTTGTGGTGCAGTTTCTTGGCAAAACGAAATGATTTCCCGTAGTTAA